A portion of the Pseudomonas synxantha BG33R genome contains these proteins:
- a CDS encoding BPL-N domain-containing protein yields the protein MKLPALAATFLAVATLHPLPVHGAGPITHVAIYRGPAGCPDCSENVKTALQRLNPNYQIDFVGADEPIDITPKNLAHYDLYVQPGGGQDIPAALDSLGDARAEAIRGYVANGGRYLGLCMGAYLADDNNLGLIPQALDTEAGRPGFEVAGIDDAAVRVTWDGQPDHVFYQDGPYFPKASAAAPYKVIATYHNGDVAAARYTYERGVVVLSGPHPEAGREWFENADIELSKMPRGELFGSLIRSAQE from the coding sequence ATGAAACTGCCTGCCCTCGCTGCCACGTTTCTCGCCGTTGCTACGCTGCACCCTTTACCCGTGCACGGCGCAGGCCCCATCACCCATGTCGCCATCTACCGTGGCCCGGCAGGTTGCCCGGACTGCTCGGAAAACGTGAAAACCGCCCTGCAGCGTCTCAACCCCAATTACCAGATTGACTTCGTCGGTGCCGACGAACCCATCGACATCACGCCAAAAAACCTGGCGCACTATGACCTCTACGTGCAACCCGGTGGCGGCCAGGACATCCCGGCCGCGCTCGACAGCCTGGGCGATGCACGCGCCGAAGCCATCCGTGGTTACGTCGCCAACGGCGGCCGCTACCTGGGCCTGTGCATGGGCGCCTACCTGGCCGACGACAACAACCTCGGCCTGATCCCCCAGGCGCTCGACACCGAAGCCGGCCGCCCCGGTTTTGAAGTGGCCGGTATCGATGACGCCGCCGTGCGGGTGACGTGGGACGGGCAGCCTGACCATGTGTTTTACCAGGACGGCCCTTACTTTCCCAAAGCCAGCGCCGCGGCGCCCTACAAGGTCATCGCGACCTACCACAATGGTGACGTGGCGGCGGCGCGGTATACCTATGAACGTGGGGTAGTGGTGTTAAGCGGGCCTCACCCGGAAGCCGGACGGGAATGGTTTGAAAATGCCGATATCGAGCTGAGCAAGATGCCGCGTGGAGAGCTGTTCGGGTCGTTGATACGCAGCGCGCAAGAGTAG
- a CDS encoding OPT family oligopeptide transporter gives MHSTSATVPVERELSLRAVITGIVLGILLTPSNVYAGLKIGWSFNMSIIALLIGYGIWQGLARRAGEHLPWTLHESNINQTVASAAASIISGGLVAPIPAYTLLTGNQLAALPMIAWVFSVSFLGVWIAWYLRPSLLNDKALKFPEGMATLETLLHIYNHGREAATRLKVLLGAALLSGSVKWVDTFMWAFPRWSPSPALERLTFTADPSLLLLGFGGIIGIRVGLTLLLGALLAWGGLGPWLLANDLVSLPADSNGPQFAALVEWLLWPGVSLMVCSTLASLAIRLWALHRSTRASGGTPWAVPKPGPAVGFALAIALVVSLQALLFGINLGMALLTIPLAICLAAVAARVVGATGIPPIGAIGQLSQLSFGIVAPGQVPINLMSANTAGGSAGQCTDLMNDFKVGKAIGATPHKQVIAQILGIFVGSIVGVFAYLALIPDPQTMLLTEQWPAPAVATWKAVAQTLTHGLDSLSPSIRWAIGIASLFGVLLGILDSTLPTHRARYLPSAAALGLAFVLPASVSLMMALGAIMTWAVSCRWPSVTQRFAITAAAGLIAGESITGVGASLWQMLGSG, from the coding sequence CCCCGTAGAACGCGAATTGAGCCTGCGGGCAGTCATCACCGGGATCGTGCTGGGTATCCTGCTGACCCCTTCCAACGTGTACGCGGGCTTGAAGATCGGCTGGTCGTTCAACATGTCGATCATCGCCTTGCTGATCGGCTATGGCATCTGGCAGGGCCTGGCCCGGCGTGCCGGCGAGCACCTGCCGTGGACCCTGCACGAGAGCAATATCAACCAGACCGTGGCCTCTGCCGCGGCGTCGATCATTTCCGGCGGGCTGGTCGCGCCCATCCCGGCCTATACCCTGCTCACGGGCAACCAGCTGGCGGCGCTGCCGATGATCGCCTGGGTGTTTTCGGTGAGTTTCCTGGGGGTCTGGATCGCGTGGTACCTGCGGCCTTCATTGCTCAATGACAAGGCGCTGAAGTTTCCCGAAGGCATGGCCACCCTGGAAACCCTGCTGCACATCTACAACCATGGCCGCGAAGCCGCCACGCGCTTGAAAGTGCTGCTCGGCGCGGCGCTGTTGTCCGGATCGGTCAAGTGGGTAGATACCTTTATGTGGGCCTTCCCGCGCTGGTCGCCGAGCCCCGCGTTGGAGCGCCTGACCTTCACCGCCGACCCTTCGCTGCTGTTGCTGGGGTTCGGCGGCATTATCGGCATTCGCGTAGGCCTGACCCTGCTGCTCGGTGCCTTGCTGGCCTGGGGCGGGCTGGGGCCGTGGCTGTTGGCCAACGACCTGGTGAGCCTGCCCGCCGACAGCAACGGTCCGCAATTTGCCGCGCTGGTGGAATGGCTGCTGTGGCCCGGGGTGAGCCTGATGGTGTGTTCCACCTTGGCGTCCCTGGCGATTCGCCTGTGGGCATTGCATCGCTCGACCCGGGCGTCTGGCGGCACGCCGTGGGCGGTTCCCAAGCCCGGGCCTGCCGTGGGGTTTGCCTTGGCGATCGCGCTGGTGGTGAGCCTGCAAGCGCTGTTGTTCGGTATCAACCTTGGGATGGCGCTGCTGACCATTCCCTTGGCGATCTGCCTGGCTGCCGTGGCGGCGCGGGTGGTGGGGGCGACCGGTATTCCGCCGATTGGCGCCATCGGGCAACTGTCCCAGCTGAGCTTTGGCATCGTTGCGCCGGGCCAGGTGCCGATCAACCTGATGAGCGCCAACACCGCCGGCGGTTCGGCGGGGCAGTGCACGGACCTGATGAACGACTTCAAGGTGGGCAAAGCGATTGGCGCGACGCCGCACAAGCAAGTGATCGCCCAGATCCTCGGGATTTTTGTCGGCAGCATCGTCGGCGTATTCGCGTACCTGGCGTTGATCCCTGACCCTCAAACCATGCTGCTCACCGAACAATGGCCGGCCCCGGCCGTCGCCACCTGGAAAGCCGTGGCCCAAACCCTGACCCACGGTTTGGATTCACTGTCCCCCAGCATCCGCTGGGCCATCGGCATTGCAAGCTTGTTCGGTGTGCTGCTGGGCATACTCGACAGCACATTACCCACCCATCGCGCCCGCTATCTGCCCAGTGCGGCAGCCTTGGGACTGGCGTTTGTGTTGCCCGCGTCGGTGTCGCTGATGATGGCCCTGGGCGCGATCATGACCTGGGCGGTGAGCTGTCGCTGGCCGAGCGTGACGCAGCGCTTTGCGATCACGGCAGCGGCGGGGCTGATCGCCGGTGAGAGCATTACCGGCGTGGGCGCGTCGTTGTGGCAGATGCTGGGGAGTGGATGA